A genomic segment from Spinacia oleracea cultivar Varoflay chromosome 3, BTI_SOV_V1, whole genome shotgun sequence encodes:
- the LOC110797956 gene encoding chloroplastic import inner membrane translocase subunit HP30-2: MGEGKQGVMVVDSSKGLIQQNPITQIQTKIKEVEVKVKAWLAKQSIPVEAAVVTLGGATQGALIGGLMGSLTQDLSTSLPMPQPPPGVSLDPNAMASLKQAQALSGGPLVQARNFAVMTGVNVGISTVLRRIKGKEDVWSSMAAAFGSGAMFSLVSGMGGPNQIPSAVSSGAFFALAQGGIYKLGEKFSSKPVLEDDPFYAKTRSMLFSLGLQSYEKNFKRGLLNDRTLPLLTDSALKDAQIPPGPRLLILDQIERDPELKERRKK, translated from the exons ATGGGAGAaggaaagcaaggagtaatggTGGTGGATTCATCAAAGGGTTTAATCCAACAAAACCCAATTACCCAAATTCAAACCAAAATCAAAGAAGTGGAAGTAAAGGTTAAAGCTTGGCTTGCAAAACAATCTATTCCTGTTGAAGCTGCTGTTGTTACTCTTGGTGGTGCCACCCAAGGTGCCCTTATTGGTGGTCTTATGGGTAGCCTTACGCAGGACCTTTCGACCTCCCTGCCTATGCCTCAGCCTCCTCCTGGTGTTAGTCTTGACCCTAATGCTATGGCTAGTTTGAAACAAGCTCAG GCTCTCTCTGGGGGTCCATTGGTTCAAGCTCGCAACTTTGCTGTCATGACAGGTGTCAATGTTGGCATCTCTACTGTCTTGAGGAGAATCAAAGGGAAGGAGGACGTATGGTCCAG CATGGCAGCCGCATTTGGTTCTGGAGCCATGTTTTCTTTGGTTAGTGGCATGGGTGGTCCAAACCAAATTCCCAGTGCAGTCTCATCTGGAGCTTTTTTTGCCCTTGCTCAAGGAGGAATTTACAAG CTGGGAGAAAAGTTCTCCTCTAAACCAGTGCTGGAAGATGATCCATTCTATGCTAAAACAAGAAGCATGTTGTTTAGCCTTGGCCTCCAGAGCTATGAAAAGAACTTTAAGAGAGGACTGCTAAATGACCGTACATTACCATTGCTCACTGATAG TGCCCTTAAAGACGCACAGATTCCTCCTGGACCAAGACTTCTCATTCTTGACCAAATTGAAAG GGATCCAGAGCTTAAAGAGAGGCGAAAAAAGTAG
- the LOC110796769 gene encoding protein RESPONSE TO LOW SULFUR 3, with the protein MAPTIAVYSSQYSGKTSDKRNNVVENGDDKETMRMRNAELERELKASLEREEKMRRELQKVWERVRVAEEAEEMLCSQLGELEVEAVEQAREYNARVSALREQLSRAHLLLQSASISPVSQ; encoded by the coding sequence ATGGCGCCAACAATCGCCGTATATTCATCACAATACAGCGGAAAAACCTCCGACAAAAGGAACAATGTCGTCGAAAATGGTGATGATAAGGAGACGATGAGGATGAGGAATGCGGAGCTTGAACGAGAGTTAAAGGCGAGTTTGGAGAGAGAAGAGAAGATGAGGAGAGAACTCCAGAAAGTTTGGGAGAGGGTTAGGGTGGCAGAAGAGGCGGAGGAGATGCTTTGCTCACAATTAGGGGAGCTTGAAGTTGAAGCTGTTGAACAAGCGCGTGAGTATAACGCTCGTGTTTCTGCGTTGAGGGAACAGCTTTCTCGTGCTCATTTGCTCCTCCAATCTGCTTCTATCTCCCCTGTTTCTCAATAA